The genomic stretch GAAAGAGATGCACACTCTACAAGACCGTCTCCAGCAAGTGGAGTCTTCTCTGAAACATCACATCGCTGCAGAGGAGGAAGCTGCCAGTCGAGCTGCCAAATGGGAAAGTAAAGTATGTGTGCAATGTTCATTGAAAATGGATATACAGTATTGACATTACTTATATAATAAGTTCATTTCCTGTATTTTAGTTAGACCACATGcaaaaatcatcatcatcataacttTGTTTACTCTCAGGTTTTTATTAAGAGTAGCTTGCTATCTCTGAGCATTTACTCTCCCAACTATGAATTTTTATATAcaacagaggacagaccacaactctttgcgaataatgtgtgggttcttttaggTCCCACAgtgttgtgaacattgaagggtaaTGTTATACGGGGCCTAGtaacggtttatcgtccttatccaagaagactagagagtcttaaccatttgcagatggccggcatttttgtatttcaaggtcaatttttttcaatgtggttattattaaaattacagTCAGATTTAAATACTGTAAAGCATTTCTAACTTCGAGTTAAATTAATGGCATTGTTAAATATAACTATGTTATGTCACTAAAAGCCTAACCTTGAAAGTAGGTATTTCTGAGTCAATGccatcataataattatattcatcctttGGCTTATTAACTTCTAATTTATGTTGAATATTTCATAGTACGGGGAGATGAAAACCCAGCTGATTAGAACTTTGCAGATGGATCTGTCTGAAGCTGCCTCAGGATCTGTGCAGTCAATGCTTGGGAAGGTAAGgttttgaaaaattgaagcTGACATAATGATTATATTAGCTTTTAGTCTAACTCCTGAAGTTTGATGTGGATGGTGAAGTTTGTGGGAGGAGGTGTAGTCACCCCGAGAGTATTACGATTGTAGTTTGATActcatattatttttatttatgaataaatatttagttttattattattattactactactactactactactactactactactactagtggtagtagtagtagtagtagtagtagtagtagtagtagttaggGTTAGAATAAAAGTAGAAACAACAGAGTGGGCTGAAATCAGCTAATCACAAGACTTGAATATTGATTCATTTTACCCTTCAGGTATATTGATTGATGGCAGCAATAAACAATTCAAAACAGTCGCCACAACTTGCATAAATTTCGGTGTTGGTACTAAGCCTATGAAAGGCGCAATCATATGATAAGTTTCTAATGACTTACTCTTTGCAAAATGAATTGTTTCTATTGGTCTATTACCCAAAATTTTTAAGGCTCATTATATTAtagtaaataatttattattcaacatGTTTAAAAATGACTTACCGGTACATGTACTTCTCAACTTCTTTTCTGATCATGCAGATTGCAGAAATAGTCAGGGAAAGAAATGGtctaaaagaaaaagcaaacaacTTGTCAAGGAACTTGCATGAAAGCAACTTGGAGTCTAAAGCAAGCAGGTATGATGAACTTGAAATGATTGAGATTATTATTCATTTCACCCAGTCCCTCATTcagtcattgtcatcatcaccattattAAGTATAACTGCCAATAAGGGCAAACCTAATGATGTTGGATTATTCACTTATCAGGGAAACCATCATGAGATTGGTTTCAGAAGTCGGACAGGAAAAGAAATCATCCAGTCAAAGCCAAGAGACAATCAACTCTTTGACAAGAGAGAGGGACACCCTGCAGCAGAAAATTCGGGAAATGGAGACAGAAACTGATCGTTTGAAACACCAGCTTGCTGCCAGTCAAGATGCCTGGGGAATGACCAAGAAACAGCTggatgaaaagcaaaacaagtcAGTTATTTGCAATTTTCGTTTTTTGGTCGATCTTGAGCTTTTTAGAGTTTTATAAATTGGTCCATACGGGTTTGAGTTCATTCCTGCAGGAATTTGTTTAATTAAGACCTCAACCTGGCCAGGgtttctttacaagtttttgGCACCCCAACGTGGTTGACACAGGGTCGTGTCTCAATATTGAACTTTGTTTTGGTTGCAGACTGGCAGAAATGGAACAAACCCTTCACACCAGCGAATACACGGGGCAGTCAGCTCAATCAAGGGTTTGTAGCTGCTAAttctttcagattttttttttcccccgtGAATTCTcggaaatacctggaaaaaGTTCGCCTGCTTTCTAACGTAAGTCAAACCTTTGACTTCGGATGTTCGGAGATACTCGGAGTCGAAGCTATGAGCATCTGATTTCTAGTTTGGATGCACTTCCACTAAACTATACATAGGAGACCTGAGGAAGACAAGCTAGGTTTGTTATTCAGGAGTTTTTGTGACAGGTTTGTCATCTCTTGGTGGTGttcattattttcttgttttctctaCAGTTGCACAATTTCAAGCGTCATTTGGCACAGCTCATTGGAGACACAGATGACTCTGTACCTGCCGAAGAAGACGCCATTGTCTCAAAAGTAAAGAATCTTTCAAGGCACTTCAGAGATCTGAAAGCGGTTggtgttaatttttttcccgaTAGAAATACTAGGACAAGGATAGCTAAGACCACACAACAAGATCAAACCGTTTAACTTTTGTTGGCCTTTCAGGTCTTCGTTGaatttttctttggaattgCATACTACTAGGAGTCACCTTTACGGGGACgattttccgttctgagcacgcgcactttgaaaaatgtcggcctccaaactttatgcgcatgctcagttcGGAAAATTCGTATATACGTTCTTCGACTTACTAGCAAGAGTCCATTTAAACACAAGAGTAAAAAtgtggtatcaggtttgtccccagcAGCGTCAGAAacgtgtctatttttaaaccaaaataaacaatagacccaATTAGCTAATTCAATACAAAAGTGTACCCAATTTAAATctaacattgagttagccgttttggtctattgttttattttcccgcaaaacttggttaaaAAATAGACACGTTTCTGAGACTGATGGTGACGAGGCCAATTTGGATAATTCCTACTCTTTTGGTAATCCATGGACTCTTGCTACTAGTTATTATTTTAATGTCACTGTTTGGAAGGAACTCATGACCCCTAGTATTCAATTCTCGTATCTTCCCGTGGAATCCAATTCCTAGTTCGGATGTTTGGAGCTACTCGGAAAAAGTCCGAGAATCTCtagcaggagtcgaacctataACCTTGCGATTGCTAGTTCGGATGTTCGGAGACACTCGGAAAAAAGAAGTATTTTGTCTCTCAGCTATTCAACGTTTCCCCCGTTTTCGTCACATATCCAAaattaaatcaagaaaaaaacaaagatgacaTGAATCTAAACACCGAGTTTCAGCCCCGATTAATGCgattttgcttcttttgctTCGTAGTTACTGTAGAAGATGTAAGtaatcaataggccatttccgagttcatgtctgcctcctcttcaggGCTAgcctaagtgcgaagtttttgtgatggtaattagttctactttacatatgaatgaaagctaattttcataacaaaaacttcgcacttagactcgctttaaagaggaggcagacatgaactcggaaatggcctattgccaGTATAGTACGCTCACCGCGGTCCCCGTCCCTTTGTCTCAATTTTTACGATACCTAGAAAGAGGAGTCTTTAAGGGTCCAGATAAAGAACATCTCGGAAGAGTTAGAGAGTCAAAGGAACCTTCATCGCACCACGCTAAAACGAGCCAACGAGGCCGAGACTCAACTAAAAGAAAACCAAGAGCGAGTAACGGGCCTTGAAGGTGAACTACTGACGTCTGATGTGGAGAGAGACCAACTGAAGGACGATAAACGGAAGGTGAGGATCCTAACCCTTCCATCCCCAAGATCGAAACGCCCATTCTCCTAAGTAGTGCCATAGAtgtctttgttgggtagtcataaGAATTTGGTCTTATATTTAGAGCTGATGAtcatcttcattctcaataacTGTGTGGATGACATTTAATCGAACTTGTGAGGAGAATTGACATGGTGATCTTTCTCCTGAGATTCAAAGGGTTGACGCCAGCCATGTTGGTGGTGGTTGTGGTGTCgatggtgatgacgatgatgatcacGATAACGACTATAACGATAACgacaacgatgatgatgatagtgatgTGCGCAATGATGAGGTCGACGACGTTGATGCTGCCAGATGTGTCCAGTAATGTCCCTAATTAGATAGATAcatgcggatttcaataagcttcacaaagtgtccctttgttcctctccccaacttcaatatcactcgtgtctcggaatacagacaattcgCCCATGTCacatggcggccatattgtcccgggagaccaaaaaagctttgttttaccacgccaagcctcacccccatgatTTCCACTGCGAgacttggcgtggtaaaacaaaggtttttttggtctcccgggacaatatggccgcggTGTGACAAAGgcgaatagaccattttcgttattctcacggctggactgggtctagcatgaaatggaggctaatgcgggcaaatcttttcacacaaaaaaattgggcgtgcatgcATTTTTGGATATAAGTGGATGCTGCTGAAGACGACGATGTCAGTTTTGATGATGACATTCAGTTAGTTAATCGTTCAGCTTCCTCGttaccatgtttttttttatcgtgATATCTTTTCTGTTCGTTTCACTTTTCAGTTTGTTACCTTTTGTGAGAAGCTAGCGCGTGTCATGAAACTCGACGAAATTGCCAACGATGTTGGTTTGGATGTGAATGGCGATGCCTTGTTAGCGAGAGGAGAACAACTTGTAAAGTTAGAGGTGAGACATCCCATCACCTCTCGTGCGATTTACTCAACTCTCTTGTGACACAACCGTCTGCAGGGAACAGAAAATTGCCTTTTCACGATAACTTTAAAATTCCCGCAGGGATCGTTATCAgtgaatttttaaattttctttggatttcaaaactatgttaactaaacactaaaggccggtttacacggtgcgacttgtcggcccgatttttggCGGTGGCtactgcaacagattttttacgtcgggccgacaagtcgcaccgtgtaaaccggccttaagcgaccaaagttttaagccttaatttaaaaaaaagacaccagtttattttaactggaattttcctatttaatggtccgccggGCCATtattgactttaagatcttgagagaactggatcgaggagaaaatcacgtcaaaggctcactagttcaagaatgcaatgcgtggtgtgtacgccgcagaagaaatatgcagcacaggTGTTTTGGGCTTATAGACGTTTTGCAAATATATCGAGCTGATTCACACGcggaaattttaagctagtgagtctttgacgacACTTTTCCCTaaatccaaccctctgaggtccaatcggtcagttttaaacGCGAGTAagggcggaccgtgaaatccaaaacttacactcaaattAAACGGCCTtgggataaaaatcaaagctcaaaattttgacagtcaggtgttaaggaaacacactttcaaaatctgaagaaaaaaggaagtgatttgatcacaggggcacttttaATTGTGTCTTACGGATGGAGAGCATTGGAGCTCTAGGAAATTTGCTCCTGCTTGGAACACAGGACAACAAAAATGGAATCTGTAGCGGTATCCCTGGACGCTTTGCCAATGCCTCCCACCCTGCCCCTGAGATTTCTAGCCTTGATCGCTTCTACTTTCTCAAGATCCCGCACTAGTTGTCAGATATCTGTCCCCGACAGACAGAGACCGGAGGGGGATAAAGTATCGCCCCATCGACCATATTTGACAGATCCCCCACCCAGAACATCCCCTCGACCTTGACCTTGACCTTGATTCTATTCTTGTTTCTATCAGGCGGATGCATTAGATGACAGAAAGACCACGATATATAACCTTCAGAGAAGAGTTAAGTGGTCCAAACAACAGATTGAGAGCAAAGATTTACACTTAGGTTTGCTGAAAAAGAAAGTGGCGGAACTCGAAGACCTTTTACGAGAAAAGGGGCGTGTTGAAGTGGAGAGAGATGACAATTCACTCAGATACAAGAAACTTGTCAAACATAACGATAAACTGCAACGAGAATTGCTTGACTATAAAAAAGAAATCACAAGCTTAAAGGCGAAATTATTAGAAGCAAGCGAGCTTAGGGTGAGTgaacaaaatttattaattGGAGACTCCTGTTGGATTTTCTAGTCTTATCGAATAACGACGTAAAACCGTAGGTCTTTCTTCCTAACAATTGATTAAGCATCGCGTATTAACTACAGACGTTAAGCTGGAATTTGCGTTTTGCTAAAAATCAAATAAACTTGGGAAACTAGTTGTTTGACTAGTTGCATGCTTGGACGACTTCGGTTGTTCTTTCGCCCGTCGCTAAGCAACCATAGTTTCCCATCCTTCCTGCGGGCGCATTGCACCTTAAACATCAACAGTTGTATCAAAGAACGCACACCGGTctctcagttggttgaacattgGGCTGTTGTGCTGAACGAAGGTCGCGGTTTCGAacccccggccggatcaacactcaaaatcttaaaattactgaggagaaagtggtgcctttgtaatttcatctgcagatggttagactttcaggccttctcggataaggactttaaACCGTACGCCCCGTCTCATaaatatcaggggcacccaacgagaatatagttcaaaaccacttaaacatagcattgttcaacgtattttagtatttaaacggtagatatgggcatatttttatcccctaaaaatttttcatctgttcggatttcctaggtgaaagtctagtgatccgaaaattatagggatcaaaacttaccttttcgaaaatttcagccagaaaaaaggatcccgaaaattctaggtgaccttttcaccttttcagggtaaaaatccgttaaaaatcggcaattataccatttttcagatgttcgaaaatcctaggagaggcaggcaagcaagaaattttacaaaaaaaagttccgaaaattctagatctcaaatcgtcttccgaacagatattttccgaaaattgacgttgggtgcccctgaaatatcttctatgttcataggTTCCCTATGGACTTGAAACCCCCGGTGTTATGgttgtcctgttctctccagcagaagtggctggCTTGGCGGTGATTATCTCTAAAAGggcttatggtgtatgaggccacctaagcagaaacagccataagtcaaaaagggactttgccgagagCTGGAAAATGTAGACGTAGATGTAAATCAGTGTTTGACATTTGAATCGCTCCCACGAAATAGCAGTGACTAAGTCGCTGGTATGATTGAACGAAAGGTGACGTTTGCATTGTCTTTTAGGTAAGAACTCTGGAACAAGGGAAGACGATCGAAGAACTTGAAAATGCTGTCAATAAACTCGCAAAGAGTAAGCACAAAACCAGCGCAGAGTTGCACGACTTGAAAAACGAGCTTGAAATGACAGAAACACAGGCACGGGAAAAGAAAGCGCAAACTTCGCAAACACTGCAGCAGCTGAACGGTGACCTACAAACAACTAAGCAGGCCTTGGAGGAGTGCAGACTTCGAGAAAAACAGGTATGTGTGGAATGTTACATTGAAGATTTTCCCCTATTATGTCAGTTTACATTCTTACACTTTGCCTTAATTTAAACCTACTCCTTGGTGCAACACTTAATATTTCATTTGACTTTATGTTCTTTGCAGCTGTTAGATTTTCGTCAAGTTTTGGCGCGTCTTCTTGGCTTGGATATCAACACACTTTCCGTTCCAGACTACGAGATCATCTCGCGGCTAGAGCGCCTCGTCCAGGCCCATCACGCGCACTCTATCACCACACACAGCCTGGAAGCTAGTCTCCAGGACATGGAGAGTGGATTCCGCGCGGGCTACGATGACGCCGTTGCTATTCTAAGAACGCCATCGCCTGTGAAAGTTTCGTAACAAGAGAGTTAATCTTCGGGGGAAATATGTACATAAGAACATCTACGCTGAGACGATTAGAGAACGAATTTCAGCTACAAACATTGCTGTTATCGTATGCCATAACCTGGAGAAATGTTGGAAGTTCGTGCTGTTGTCTTTAAAACAAGGGAGACACTTTTTGCGTGATAGAGAAAGCAACCTCTGTTGAGGTTTATTTGAAGGCAACGACGGAaagatgatgaaatggcgcAGCACAAATAAATAGcccggcttcgcctcatgggctattgacccgtagcctttgcgggctacgggtctaattgttaaatagtggTCTTCTCCTCTGATTGTCAGAAAATCTTGCGCTAAAAGAACAATTTTTAAGTTTCGTCCACTTTTAACCATTAATAAATAAGGAAAGCTTTTATCGCAAAACTTTCCTATATTGTTAGCTGTTTTGTCCATACCTTGAAAACTGACATTTACCTGCTTTTATGTAGGAAAAGTACAATTAACAAAAAAGACTGTGGTTGTAAATAGAAGAAGAGGTTTATAATTCTTTCAAAGGCCTCAATATTTCTGCTTCTCCTTTGATAAGATGACAAGAATATACTAAAAAGCATTTCTTTTTACACAATTGTTGACGAATAGTGGTTTTCTAACCGGAGAGGAGCAAGTCGAAAACAAAAATACTCAGACAAAAGACACAAACCAAAAATTTCCTCTTGACAAAATATCAGCCTTTTGTTTATATCACTTGacataattttaaattttcgcGAATTTCAGGCTTCATATTCAGACAAATAGATTGAGTGCCTGATCAGATATGCGcagacttttttttgtttttcc from Montipora capricornis isolate CH-2021 chromosome 12, ASM3666992v2, whole genome shotgun sequence encodes the following:
- the LOC138027603 gene encoding coiled-coil domain-containing protein 170-like, translated to MASLHSERSDHFPKIPKQRLVEAKPGTQLTYLEDSGVDVRELWRDHGNERQLYRNSPPMIIGQRKSSSQSSSRTSSPVQRRNEVESSSLACRSPSISLELGLSLDETQLLRDKKARLQQEREQLSAQLSHYRQAAETAQTDLAAEKVVSSGLQQELRDAQHRISEKDQQIIEFKCEIESNKQNAARQTALVQSLRDRIQEAEDQAAEKENFANRSDMTISSLRKEMHTLQDRLQQVESSLKHHIAAEEEAASRAAKWESKYGEMKTQLIRTLQMDLSEAASGSVQSMLGKIAEIVRERNGLKEKANNLSRNLHESNLESKASRETIMRLVSEVGQEKKSSSQSQETINSLTRERDTLQQKIREMETETDRLKHQLAASQDAWGMTKKQLDEKQNKLAEMEQTLHTSEYTGQSAQSRLHNFKRHLAQLIGDTDDSVPAEEDAIVSKVKNLSRHFRDLKAKEESLRVQIKNISEELESQRNLHRTTLKRANEAETQLKENQERVTGLEGELLTSDVERDQLKDDKRKFVTFCEKLARVMKLDEIANDVGLDVNGDALLARGEQLVKLEADALDDRKTTIYNLQRRVKWSKQQIESKDLHLGLLKKKVAELEDLLREKGRVEVERDDNSLRYKKLVKHNDKLQRELLDYKKEITSLKAKLLEASELRVRTLEQGKTIEELENAVNKLAKSKHKTSAELHDLKNELEMTETQAREKKAQTSQTLQQLNGDLQTTKQALEECRLREKQLLDFRQVLARLLGLDINTLSVPDYEIISRLERLVQAHHAHSITTHSLEASLQDMESGFRAGYDDAVAILRTPSPVKVS